One stretch of Monomorium pharaonis isolate MP-MQ-018 chromosome 10, ASM1337386v2, whole genome shotgun sequence DNA includes these proteins:
- the LOC105832342 gene encoding dystroglycan isoform X1, producing the protein MKHPHILACVLLLLSLAWGLSLQEDDLVFDDVGEDNDSDNAPAGPVLINHHASRGRSEQHGSPSRDGRRHATRVERAWGVQDAVVPVGHVFRMKIPRQAFSGSVDFYEVRETADRDRFPRWMHWDDAASTLLGVPSRKDLGNYHLTVIAVGKDRDTAKDQFVVQVVTEKVDELKHRDGKTHCDDGEDQTILTILMDARMDQLSPTIRVNAIENLAGFLGMHTSAFSMHSQSIKDATALDSSIIFTGPGNIRHHNKESHLTTIQWQVGCDGHLWKHQTELVKQLREQAKDGTLAEVLQLPVLSWRVRTDMNPFLRNRREAGSGDYGDADDYEGYDDDYDYNEEDDNEEDSRVPPTYMPDLKHPHRHHHGEETIDWKSEDIDEQEIIPRMSQSEVENKTTTTTRTTEPTTSSPTTTTTTTSTTTSTTTTTIQAAPTTVTSPSSTTTTVTSADITTTASISTAVAPSTESPRSETTDEESSTERTRPVEPIEPVTVLPTIPLDITTTPLPVTTLPPFSTSATQTIVSDKVETEIGIGITNFTMEEEQTTTSMKESTTVPTSIIVTDINTTTPSSVVVTNVSASTIVPVVVANDTATTTTTMLSTSDLRTTTSSTTPSTTSATTTTTTTTTTTTTTTAAPTTTKTTTTVRTTESIEYGQANFPPRRDKRLKKIPVTAGKPLSYVIPADTFIDLEDGDTRNLKLSLYLWQGAPIKTTHWLQFNQRTQEVYGLPLENDISTWNYELIATDRNGANVTDSLDIHVQQHKLSRSVNHEFSINLILDKRNEFPTDVDWELKVIRSLAELYGDSDTQHITVRSVIIDNERDQAIFTWTNDSLPRSSECPREYINKLWRVLIDSNGDRDPSSALRAVLAPEIRVKRVDYQGIGQCEDTSRPEISPVSTEEPKVNFPPVPRNQVDHVNATVGQLLVFKVPEDTFFDAEDGSSRNMKMSLLTIDRKPISLYDWLQFDSKNQEFYGVPMSTDIGRKEYQLVVTDKEGASATDGLVVVVHAAPPMAHTVEFSMTLDIPYNSFAYSALQKRNFIEKLCELYGDRDTSAVLLHNISNGSTVITWHNKTLPTSYCAHEEVNRLRSVLVKSDNDRRSVTDEVLDVMGLKFPVKQITVIPMGICLGELTGIHSPDSHVPPVDDSTSVGAFHDDYLLTFVLPAVIIAAMLILAGIIACVLHKRRRSGKMSVSEQDDERQSFRSKGIPVIFQDELDEKPDPGNKSPVILKEEKPPLPPPEYQKAEDGADMPMLPKENSEEPYQPPPPFATNRDTNRQNRPKPTPTYRKPPPYVPP; encoded by the exons ATGAAGCATCCTCACATCCTCGCGTGCGTCCTGCTCCTGCTGTCTCTGGCGTGGGGCCTCAGCCTTCAGGAGGACGACCTGGTCTTCGACGATGTCGGCGAGGACAACGACAGTGACAACGCGCCTGCCGGGCCCGTCCTGATAAATCATCACGCGTCTCGCGGTCGGTCCGAGCAGCACGGATCGCCGTCCCGCGATGGCAGGAGGCACGCCACTCGGGTCGAGAGGGCGTGGGGCGTCCAGGACGCTGTCGTTCCCGTCGGCCACGTCTTCAGAATGAAAATACCTCGTCAGGCTTTTTCGGGAAGCGTGGATTTTTACGAG GTACGCGAGACCGCAGATCGCGACCGTTTCCCGCGATGGATGCACTGGGACGACGCTGCCTCCACTCTCCTGGGCGTGCCGTCGAGGAAGGACTTGGGCAATTATCACCTGACCGTCATAGCTGTCGGCAAGGATCGCGACACCGCCAAGGATCAATTCGTCGTGCAAGTTGTAACCGAGAAGGTGGACGAACTCAAGCACAGGGACGGCAAG ACGCATTGCGACGACGGAGAGGACCAGACGATCCTAACGATTCTGATGGACGCACGGATGGACCAGCTGTCGCCTACCATCAGAGTGAACGCCATTGAAAACCTCGCGGGATTTTTGGGAATGCACACG AGTGCATTCTCAATGCATTCTCAAAGCATTAAGGACGCCACCGCGCTGGATTCCTCCATAATTTTTACCGGACCGGGAAACATTAGGCATCACAACAAAGAGAGCCATTTGACTACTATCCAGTGGCAG GTTGGCTGCGACGGTCACTTATGGAAGCATCAAACAGAGTTGGTGAAACAATTACGCGAGCAGGCGAAGGATGGTACTCTAGCGGAAGTTCTGCAGCTTCCCGTGTTGTCGTGGCGCGTCAGGACGGACATGAACCCTTTTCTGAGAAACAGACGAGAAGCCGGTTCCGGCGACTACGGCGATGCGGACGATTACGAGGGTTATGATGATGATTACGATTACAACGAGGAGGATGATAATGAGGAGGACTCCCGAGTACCACCGACTTATATGCCGGATTTGAAACATCCACACAGACACCATCACGGCGAGGAGACGATCGATTGGAAG AGCGAAGACATTGACGAACAAGAGATAATACCGAGAATGAGTCAAAGTGAAGTGGAAAATAAAACTACCACCACG ACAAGAACCACTGAACCTACCACATCATCACCAACAACTACAACAACAACCACCTCCACCACTACGTCGACAACTACAACTACAATCCAAGCCGCGCCAACGACCGTAACTTCTCCTAGTAGCACCACAACGACCGTCACATCAGCTGATATAACAACAACAGCTAGTATTTCCACTGCTGTAGCTCCATCGACAGAGTCTCCACGATCGGAGACCACGGACGAGGAGTCGTCGACGGAGAGAACGAGACCTGTGGAACCCATTGAACCTGTTACCGTTTTACCAACTATTCCTTTGGATATCACCACGACTCCTCTTCCTGTAACCACTCTGCCGCCTTTTAGTACATCGGCTACCCAGACTATTGTCTCCGACAAAGTCGAGACGGAGATCGGCATCGGTATTACTAATTTCACGATGGAAGAG GAACAAACTACGACTTCCATGAAAGAATCGACTACTGTACCAACATCGATTATCGTCACGGATATTAATACCACCACTCCTTCATCTGTGGTCGTAACAAATGTTAGCGCGTCTACTATCGTGCCTGTAGTCGTAGCGAATGATACAGCTACGACTACAACAACGATGCTGTCAACGTCGGATCTTCGCACAACGACGTCGAGCACGACACCGTCCACTACCAGCGCGACCACAACCACGACCACGACTACGACTACTACCACTACTACTACCGCGGCACCTACAACCACTAAGACAACGACGACAGTTCGGACTACGGAAAGCATCGAGTACGGCCAAGCTAACTTCCCACCGAGACGTGATAAGAGATTAAAGAAGATACCGGTGACCGCTGGCAAGCCGTTGAGTTATGTTATACCGGCTGACACCTTTATCGATCTCGAAGATGGTGATACGAGGAACTTGAAATTAAGCTTATACTTATGGCAAGGCGCACCTATCAAGACAACTCATTGGCTACAGTTCAACCAACGCACCCAGGAAGTCTATGGACT GCCTCTTGAAAATGACATATCTACTTGGAATTACGAACTGATTGCTACGGATAGAAACGGTGCCAACGTCACTGATAGTCTCGATATTCACGTCCAGCAGCACAAGTTGAGTCGTAGTGTCAATCATGAATTCAGCATTAATCTGATCCTCGACAAACGAAACGAATTTCCAACAGACGTTGACTGGGAACTTAAG GTGATTCGAAGCTTGGCTGAACTTTACGGAGACAGTGATACCCAACATATCACGGTTCGTTCCGTCATTATCGACAACGAACGTGACCAAGCCATTTTTACATGGACTAACGACAGTCTTCCAAGAAGTAGTGAATGTCcaagagaatatataaataaattatggcgc GTACTCATCGATAGCAATGGTGACAGAGATCCGTCGTCTGCTCTAAGAGCAGTTCTAGCGCCAGAAATAAGGGTAAAGCGTGTCGATTATCAAGGTATCGGGCAATGCGAGGATACGAGTCGTCCCGAGATATCGCCAGTCTCTACCGAAGAACCAAAAGTTAATTTCCCGCCGGTACCGAGGAATCAAGTCGATCATGTTAATGCGACAGTCGGCCAGTTGCTTGTATTTAAAGTGCCAGAA gaTACATTCTTTGATGCCGAGGATGGATCGTCGCGTAACATGAAGATGTCACTTCTTACCATTGATCGAAAACCCATTTCACTTTATGACTGGCTGCAATTTGATAGCAAGAATCAAGAATTTTACGGCGTGCCAATGAGCACTGACATTGGTCGCAAGGAATATCAATTGGTTGTCACTGATAAAGAAG GTGCAAGTGCTACAGATGGGTTGGTCGTTGTCGTTCATGCGGCACCTCCCATGGCGCACACGGTGGAATTCTCGATGACGCTGGATATTCCCTATAATTCTTTCGCGTATTCGGCGCTTCAGAAGCGTAATTTTATCGAGAAACTGTGCGAACTCTATGGAGACAGAGACACAAGTGCTGTTTTGCTACACAATATCTCGAACGGCAGTACCGTCATTACGTGGCACAACAAAACTCTACCTACGTCATATTGCGCTCACGAGGAGGTCAATAGACTGCGATCCGTGCTCGTAAAGAGCGATAACGACCGTCGGTCCGTGACGGACGAGGTGTTGGATGTGATGGGTCTGAAATTTCCGGTAAAGCAGATCACAGTGATCCCGATGGGGATTTGCCTTGGTGAATTAACAGGCATTCATTCGCCAGACAGCCATGTGCCGCCAGTGGACGATTCGACGTCCGTTGGAGCGTTCCACGACGATTACCTTCTTACTTTCGTTTTGCCGGCGGTCATTATCGCCGCTATGCTAATCTTGGCGGGAATAATCGCATGCGTGCTGCACAAGCGAAGACGTAGCGGGAAAATGAGTGTCAGCGAGCAAGATGACGAGCGACAGAGTTTCCGGAGCAAGGGAATTCCCGTAATTTTTCAGGACGAGCTGGACGAGAAACCGGATCCcg GCAATAAGTCACCCGTCATTCTAAAGGAGGAAAAGCCACCTCTACCACCGCCCGAGTATCAGAAAGCTGAGGACGGCGCTGACATGCCGATGCTGCCGAAGGAAAACTCCGAAGAACCGTACcaaccgccgccgccgttcgCCACGAATCGCGACACCAATCGGCAAAATCGTCCTAAACCCACTCCGACGTACAGGAAACCGCCCCCCTATGTGCCTCCCTAA
- the LOC105832342 gene encoding dystroglycan isoform X2: MKHPHILACVLLLLSLAWGLSLQEDDLVFDDVGEDNDSDNAPAGPVLINHHASRGRSEQHGSPSRDGRRHATRVERAWGVQDAVVPVGHVFRMKIPRQAFSGSVDFYEVRETADRDRFPRWMHWDDAASTLLGVPSRKDLGNYHLTVIAVGKDRDTAKDQFVVQVVTEKVDELKHRDGKTHCDDGEDQTILTILMDARMDQLSPTIRVNAIENLAGFLGMHTSAFSMHSQSIKDATALDSSIIFTGPGNIRHHNKESHLTTIQWQVGCDGHLWKHQTELVKQLREQAKDGTLAEVLQLPVLSWRVRTDMNPFLRNRREAGSGDYGDADDYEGYDDDYDYNEEDDNEEDSRVPPTYMPDLKHPHRHHHGEETIDWKSEDIDEQEIIPRMSQSEVENKTTTTEQTTTSMKESTTVPTSIIVTDINTTTPSSVVVTNVSASTIVPVVVANDTATTTTTMLSTSDLRTTTSSTTPSTTSATTTTTTTTTTTTTTTAAPTTTKTTTTVRTTESIEYGQANFPPRRDKRLKKIPVTAGKPLSYVIPADTFIDLEDGDTRNLKLSLYLWQGAPIKTTHWLQFNQRTQEVYGLPLENDISTWNYELIATDRNGANVTDSLDIHVQQHKLSRSVNHEFSINLILDKRNEFPTDVDWELKVIRSLAELYGDSDTQHITVRSVIIDNERDQAIFTWTNDSLPRSSECPREYINKLWRVLIDSNGDRDPSSALRAVLAPEIRVKRVDYQGIGQCEDTSRPEISPVSTEEPKVNFPPVPRNQVDHVNATVGQLLVFKVPEDTFFDAEDGSSRNMKMSLLTIDRKPISLYDWLQFDSKNQEFYGVPMSTDIGRKEYQLVVTDKEGASATDGLVVVVHAAPPMAHTVEFSMTLDIPYNSFAYSALQKRNFIEKLCELYGDRDTSAVLLHNISNGSTVITWHNKTLPTSYCAHEEVNRLRSVLVKSDNDRRSVTDEVLDVMGLKFPVKQITVIPMGICLGELTGIHSPDSHVPPVDDSTSVGAFHDDYLLTFVLPAVIIAAMLILAGIIACVLHKRRRSGKMSVSEQDDERQSFRSKGIPVIFQDELDEKPDPGNKSPVILKEEKPPLPPPEYQKAEDGADMPMLPKENSEEPYQPPPPFATNRDTNRQNRPKPTPTYRKPPPYVPP, from the exons ATGAAGCATCCTCACATCCTCGCGTGCGTCCTGCTCCTGCTGTCTCTGGCGTGGGGCCTCAGCCTTCAGGAGGACGACCTGGTCTTCGACGATGTCGGCGAGGACAACGACAGTGACAACGCGCCTGCCGGGCCCGTCCTGATAAATCATCACGCGTCTCGCGGTCGGTCCGAGCAGCACGGATCGCCGTCCCGCGATGGCAGGAGGCACGCCACTCGGGTCGAGAGGGCGTGGGGCGTCCAGGACGCTGTCGTTCCCGTCGGCCACGTCTTCAGAATGAAAATACCTCGTCAGGCTTTTTCGGGAAGCGTGGATTTTTACGAG GTACGCGAGACCGCAGATCGCGACCGTTTCCCGCGATGGATGCACTGGGACGACGCTGCCTCCACTCTCCTGGGCGTGCCGTCGAGGAAGGACTTGGGCAATTATCACCTGACCGTCATAGCTGTCGGCAAGGATCGCGACACCGCCAAGGATCAATTCGTCGTGCAAGTTGTAACCGAGAAGGTGGACGAACTCAAGCACAGGGACGGCAAG ACGCATTGCGACGACGGAGAGGACCAGACGATCCTAACGATTCTGATGGACGCACGGATGGACCAGCTGTCGCCTACCATCAGAGTGAACGCCATTGAAAACCTCGCGGGATTTTTGGGAATGCACACG AGTGCATTCTCAATGCATTCTCAAAGCATTAAGGACGCCACCGCGCTGGATTCCTCCATAATTTTTACCGGACCGGGAAACATTAGGCATCACAACAAAGAGAGCCATTTGACTACTATCCAGTGGCAG GTTGGCTGCGACGGTCACTTATGGAAGCATCAAACAGAGTTGGTGAAACAATTACGCGAGCAGGCGAAGGATGGTACTCTAGCGGAAGTTCTGCAGCTTCCCGTGTTGTCGTGGCGCGTCAGGACGGACATGAACCCTTTTCTGAGAAACAGACGAGAAGCCGGTTCCGGCGACTACGGCGATGCGGACGATTACGAGGGTTATGATGATGATTACGATTACAACGAGGAGGATGATAATGAGGAGGACTCCCGAGTACCACCGACTTATATGCCGGATTTGAAACATCCACACAGACACCATCACGGCGAGGAGACGATCGATTGGAAG AGCGAAGACATTGACGAACAAGAGATAATACCGAGAATGAGTCAAAGTGAAGTGGAAAATAAAACTACCACCACG GAACAAACTACGACTTCCATGAAAGAATCGACTACTGTACCAACATCGATTATCGTCACGGATATTAATACCACCACTCCTTCATCTGTGGTCGTAACAAATGTTAGCGCGTCTACTATCGTGCCTGTAGTCGTAGCGAATGATACAGCTACGACTACAACAACGATGCTGTCAACGTCGGATCTTCGCACAACGACGTCGAGCACGACACCGTCCACTACCAGCGCGACCACAACCACGACCACGACTACGACTACTACCACTACTACTACCGCGGCACCTACAACCACTAAGACAACGACGACAGTTCGGACTACGGAAAGCATCGAGTACGGCCAAGCTAACTTCCCACCGAGACGTGATAAGAGATTAAAGAAGATACCGGTGACCGCTGGCAAGCCGTTGAGTTATGTTATACCGGCTGACACCTTTATCGATCTCGAAGATGGTGATACGAGGAACTTGAAATTAAGCTTATACTTATGGCAAGGCGCACCTATCAAGACAACTCATTGGCTACAGTTCAACCAACGCACCCAGGAAGTCTATGGACT GCCTCTTGAAAATGACATATCTACTTGGAATTACGAACTGATTGCTACGGATAGAAACGGTGCCAACGTCACTGATAGTCTCGATATTCACGTCCAGCAGCACAAGTTGAGTCGTAGTGTCAATCATGAATTCAGCATTAATCTGATCCTCGACAAACGAAACGAATTTCCAACAGACGTTGACTGGGAACTTAAG GTGATTCGAAGCTTGGCTGAACTTTACGGAGACAGTGATACCCAACATATCACGGTTCGTTCCGTCATTATCGACAACGAACGTGACCAAGCCATTTTTACATGGACTAACGACAGTCTTCCAAGAAGTAGTGAATGTCcaagagaatatataaataaattatggcgc GTACTCATCGATAGCAATGGTGACAGAGATCCGTCGTCTGCTCTAAGAGCAGTTCTAGCGCCAGAAATAAGGGTAAAGCGTGTCGATTATCAAGGTATCGGGCAATGCGAGGATACGAGTCGTCCCGAGATATCGCCAGTCTCTACCGAAGAACCAAAAGTTAATTTCCCGCCGGTACCGAGGAATCAAGTCGATCATGTTAATGCGACAGTCGGCCAGTTGCTTGTATTTAAAGTGCCAGAA gaTACATTCTTTGATGCCGAGGATGGATCGTCGCGTAACATGAAGATGTCACTTCTTACCATTGATCGAAAACCCATTTCACTTTATGACTGGCTGCAATTTGATAGCAAGAATCAAGAATTTTACGGCGTGCCAATGAGCACTGACATTGGTCGCAAGGAATATCAATTGGTTGTCACTGATAAAGAAG GTGCAAGTGCTACAGATGGGTTGGTCGTTGTCGTTCATGCGGCACCTCCCATGGCGCACACGGTGGAATTCTCGATGACGCTGGATATTCCCTATAATTCTTTCGCGTATTCGGCGCTTCAGAAGCGTAATTTTATCGAGAAACTGTGCGAACTCTATGGAGACAGAGACACAAGTGCTGTTTTGCTACACAATATCTCGAACGGCAGTACCGTCATTACGTGGCACAACAAAACTCTACCTACGTCATATTGCGCTCACGAGGAGGTCAATAGACTGCGATCCGTGCTCGTAAAGAGCGATAACGACCGTCGGTCCGTGACGGACGAGGTGTTGGATGTGATGGGTCTGAAATTTCCGGTAAAGCAGATCACAGTGATCCCGATGGGGATTTGCCTTGGTGAATTAACAGGCATTCATTCGCCAGACAGCCATGTGCCGCCAGTGGACGATTCGACGTCCGTTGGAGCGTTCCACGACGATTACCTTCTTACTTTCGTTTTGCCGGCGGTCATTATCGCCGCTATGCTAATCTTGGCGGGAATAATCGCATGCGTGCTGCACAAGCGAAGACGTAGCGGGAAAATGAGTGTCAGCGAGCAAGATGACGAGCGACAGAGTTTCCGGAGCAAGGGAATTCCCGTAATTTTTCAGGACGAGCTGGACGAGAAACCGGATCCcg GCAATAAGTCACCCGTCATTCTAAAGGAGGAAAAGCCACCTCTACCACCGCCCGAGTATCAGAAAGCTGAGGACGGCGCTGACATGCCGATGCTGCCGAAGGAAAACTCCGAAGAACCGTACcaaccgccgccgccgttcgCCACGAATCGCGACACCAATCGGCAAAATCGTCCTAAACCCACTCCGACGTACAGGAAACCGCCCCCCTATGTGCCTCCCTAA